GAACTTTCGGGTGACTTTGCAAATAAGCCGTAATATAAGCGCGGAATGTACCAATATTGGTTAACTGGCGTTGATTGCGCTTGTCGGTCGCTGCACTACCCAGTTGTTGTTGGTTTTGTGCCAGTTCCGTTTGTTTTTGTGCTAAGTAGTCAGCTAGCAAGCTAATACTGGTGAGTTCTTTGACTTCTTCAGCTTGGTAAAAGCGCACACTTGCGGCATCAATATAAATCGCCCGTTTGATGCGTCGGCCACCAGAGTTGAACATATCTCGCCAGTTCTTGAAGGAGCCGCTGATCAACGCATAGGTAGGCACTGTGGTTACAGTGCGATCAAAGTTTTGAATTTTTACCGTATTTAGGCCAATTTCAAGCACATCACCATTGGCACCATATTGCGGCAGTTCAACCCAATCTCCAGGGGCAACCATTTTATTCGCCGCAATTTGGATACTGGCGACTAACCCTTTAATGGTGTCTTGGAAAATAAGTAACAGTACTGCTGTTAGTGCACCTAAACCGCTCAACAGGAATATGGGTGACCGATCGATAATGACAGCAACAGACAAGATGGTTGCTACTAAATAGATAGCCAGCTTGATCAACTGAATTGTCGCATTCAGCGGCATGTAACGGGTTTTGGCTTTTGCTTGATAGATGGCCTTAACCACGTCAAGCAATGCCGACAATACTCGGGCTATTTGAAAGATTACCGCCACACGCGCAATCGCCACTAGAATCGTTGCCTTGAGTGACTCTTCAGGCAAGAAAATAGGCGTTAGCGCAATAATTAGAAAAAACGGGACCAGTAAACTAATTTTGGTAAATACTTGGTGGGTAACAAACAAGTCATCCCACGTATTTTTGGTTCGCTGAACAAGTTTTTGCACCAACACCAATAGACGGTGTTTAACTAAATAGTGGCTGGCACTGGCAAGCAATAACAATAATACAATGCCCGCAACACTCGTACCCAACTCCAAATACTGGTTTGGTAAACCAAGTAAAATCAATTGCTCAGAAATCCATTGCTGCACAGACTTACTCCTTTATCATTTTTATTAGTGCTTACTCAATCAACGGCTTGATATTGAATCTTTCAAGCTTTTTATACTCGCCAAATAACTAAGTCGCGACTTCAATTGCTGTTAAGACTGATGGTCAGCCAATTCCATTTCCGCCATTGTCTGGTCTTTATCGCGCCACAGCTGATTAACCCATTGCTGAAAGTTTTGTTTGAACGCCTTGTCATTGAAGTAATCGCCAATAATTTCGTCTGGAATGTCGATAGTTTCAACATTTACGTGGATCTCGCTGACATCGCCTGAAATAAACTGCTGATAACTTGGAATGCCATTCGGATAATAGATAGTCACGTTAACAATTTTATTGAGGTGTTGACCCATGGCATCTAGCACAAAGGCGATACCACCGGCTTTCGGTCTTAATAAGTGCTTAAACGGCGATTTTTGTTTTTCGTGCTTGGCCTGCGTATAGCGTGTTCCTTCAATAAAGTTCATTACGCTCACAGGTTTATGTTTAAATTTTTCACACGCTTTTCGTGTTGTTTCAATATCTTTGCCAATTAAATGTGGATTTCTTTTCAAAAACGCTTGGCTATAGCGCTTCATAAATGGAAAGTCTAATGCCCACCAGGCAATACCGAGAAAAGGCACATAGATAAGCTCTTTTTTCAAAAAGAATTTTAAAAATGGGATCTTGCCGTTTAATAACCGTTGCAGCACCAGAATGTCTACCCAGCTTTGGTGGTTACTCAGCACTAAGTACCAGTCTTTAGTGGTGAGTTTATCTAAGCCGGTGACTTGGTAATTGACCTTGGTGAATAAGTTTTGAATGCCAGTATTACAGGTGACCCAATTACTTGCCATGCGATCGAGCAAATAACTAAAGAGCTTTTGCCAGCCTTTAAGTGGTACTAAAGCTTTTAATAGAGAGCTAACAACAACAGGTAACACCCACAATAATGTGTTGATGGTGTAACAAACTAAAGACAAAAATCCGATCAAAGGTCTAGGTAGAAAACTCAACATAATAATGAACTTAACTGACAAAAATTTGCTTTTAAGGTTGACGATTTTTAGATTGTAAGGGTTTAAAAAGTGTTTGAACACGGTTTTTTCTATCACCAGATAACCAGTTTTTACATCGTAAAAATCACTGGACTTGATGATATCTAGCGAAAGTGAACACTTGTAAGCTGAACTTATATGACGAGCTATCACAAATTACGTTTAACTATGTATTTTTAGAAAAGAGCCGCTTTTTGATACTAGATTGCACCACAAAAGTGCGGATTTTTACTATGAAAAACAGTGGTATTGAATAGGTTGTCAACCAAGGTGACAAAATAAACACATTTTTAGTTAGCCATTTAAAAATATACATTTTATTAACATTTAATGGGTAAAAATAAAGGCTAGTGTAGCCATATGCTTTAAACCTATTAAAAATATTCTTTTCGTTGATAAAAGTCGCAAAAGGTGATTGCTATTTAAGCCTTTTTCACGTCATGCTAGGCTGGTAGTAATTGAGGAGGAGTAATGAATTTTCAACGTGTTGTGATTAAAGTCGGCAGTGCCTTAGTTGCCCCTGATAAACAGGGTTGTAGCGGGCAGTATTTATTGTCGATAGCGCGCTTTATTACCCAATGCCAACAGGTAGGGAAAGAAGTGATTTTAGTTTCGTCTGGCAGTGTTGCTGCTGGCCGCGCATTAATACGACATGGCTCTCCCAATCCCTCTATCCCCACTAAACAAGCGATGGCGGCAGTGGGGCAAATGAAAATGATGGCAAATTGGCAGCGCTTTTTCGATGTGCCATGCAGCCAATTACTGATCACCCATGGCGATTTAAAAGATCGCCAGCGCTATATTAATATCAAAAATACCATTCGCATTTTACTCGCCAATGGCGTGATCCCGATTGTTAATGAAAACGATACGGTCGCAACCGATGAATTAAAAGTTGGCGATAACGATAACCTAGCAGCACAAGTAGCGCTGGTCAGTGAAGCTGATTGCTTGTTAATTCTCAGCGATGTTGATGGTTTATATCGTGAAAATCCAAAGCATAACCCTGACGCTGAAAAGCTCAGCGATGTAAGTGCTATTACCCCAGCGATATACCAGATGGCTTCAGGTACTGATAATCACATTGCGACAGGTGGTATGCAAACCAAGATTCAGGCGGCAGAAAAAGCGACAGAAAATGGCATCGCGACCTTTATTCTCAGTGGCGAAGATGCCAATGCGCTTGAACAATTCGGACAAGGTATTAATGCCGGCACGCATTTTCATGCCCAGCAAGCACCATTTAAAGCGAAAAAACACTGGCTAAAACACACGTTAAAAAGTACTGGGCGAGTATTACTCGATGCCGGCGCGATTCATGCTGTGACCAATAAAGGCGCGTCGTTGTTGCCTTCCGGCATTGCAGGCGTTGAAGGTAGTTTTGCTGCCGGTGACTCTATCGACATTATTGATGCGGTAAATCAATCGCCCGTTGCCAAAGGTATTAGCCAGTATAGCCATCGTGATTTGGCGAAGATTATAGGGCAAAACAGTAATCAAATTGCCGCCATTCTTGGCTATTGCCCGAGTAAAGTAGCAGTACACCGTGATGATATGGTGATGCTAAAAACGAATAGCAGTGATGTCAGTAATCAAACCAATACCAGCAGCGACAACACTCAGTAGTAAAGGAGCGCACATGAATTCTACAAACTTTGATATGCAATACATGGCACAACAAGCTAAAGCTGCAAGCCGTGAAGTGGCGCAACTAACCACAACACAAAAGAACCAGTTACTCACCGATATGGCGCAGGCCATTCGCGCTGCCAGCGCTGCAATAATTGTTGAAAATGAAAAAGACCTAGTAGCAGGGCGAGACAAAGGTTTGTCGTCAGCCATGTTAGACAGGCTAACGCTGACACCTGAGCGAATTGATGACATTGCCGCCGCCATTATCGACATTGTTAACCTGCCTGATCCGGTTGGCAATATTGCGAATATGCAGCTTCGCCCAAATGGTATGCAAGTGGGTAAAATGCGCATTCCGCTTGGTGTGGTGTCGATGATTTATGAGTCACGCCCAAATGTGACAGCAGAGTC
This Thalassotalea euphylliae DNA region includes the following protein-coding sequences:
- a CDS encoding mechanosensitive ion channel family protein, whose translation is MQQWISEQLILLGLPNQYLELGTSVAGIVLLLLLASASHYLVKHRLLVLVQKLVQRTKNTWDDLFVTHQVFTKISLLVPFFLIIALTPIFLPEESLKATILVAIARVAVIFQIARVLSALLDVVKAIYQAKAKTRYMPLNATIQLIKLAIYLVATILSVAVIIDRSPIFLLSGLGALTAVLLLIFQDTIKGLVASIQIAANKMVAPGDWVELPQYGANGDVLEIGLNTVKIQNFDRTVTTVPTYALISGSFKNWRDMFNSGGRRIKRAIYIDAASVRFYQAEEVKELTSISLLADYLAQKQTELAQNQQQLGSAATDKRNQRQLTNIGTFRAYITAYLQSHPKVHQQMTCMVRQLAPTATGIPLELYLFSSDQDWVNYEGIQADIFDHIYAIAPEFGLRIFQHPTGHDWQRFSN
- a CDS encoding acyltransferase, which translates into the protein MLSFLPRPLIGFLSLVCYTINTLLWVLPVVVSSLLKALVPLKGWQKLFSYLLDRMASNWVTCNTGIQNLFTKVNYQVTGLDKLTTKDWYLVLSNHQSWVDILVLQRLLNGKIPFLKFFLKKELIYVPFLGIAWWALDFPFMKRYSQAFLKRNPHLIGKDIETTRKACEKFKHKPVSVMNFIEGTRYTQAKHEKQKSPFKHLLRPKAGGIAFVLDAMGQHLNKIVNVTIYYPNGIPSYQQFISGDVSEIHVNVETIDIPDEIIGDYFNDKAFKQNFQQWVNQLWRDKDQTMAEMELADHQS
- the proB gene encoding glutamate 5-kinase, which translates into the protein MNFQRVVIKVGSALVAPDKQGCSGQYLLSIARFITQCQQVGKEVILVSSGSVAAGRALIRHGSPNPSIPTKQAMAAVGQMKMMANWQRFFDVPCSQLLITHGDLKDRQRYINIKNTIRILLANGVIPIVNENDTVATDELKVGDNDNLAAQVALVSEADCLLILSDVDGLYRENPKHNPDAEKLSDVSAITPAIYQMASGTDNHIATGGMQTKIQAAEKATENGIATFILSGEDANALEQFGQGINAGTHFHAQQAPFKAKKHWLKHTLKSTGRVLLDAGAIHAVTNKGASLLPSGIAGVEGSFAAGDSIDIIDAVNQSPVAKGISQYSHRDLAKIIGQNSNQIAAILGYCPSKVAVHRDDMVMLKTNSSDVSNQTNTSSDNTQ